A genomic segment from Blastococcus sp. PRF04-17 encodes:
- a CDS encoding SMP-30/gluconolactonase/LRE family protein produces MADREFRTVLEGGSYFEGPRWHDGAWWASDFYRHTVSRVEPGGGEAVVLEVENQPSGLGWLPDGSLLVVSMKDRRLLRLADGRVETHADLSDVCGGHLNDMVVDAAGRAFVGDFGFDLMGGGAPAPASVKRVDPDGTVTVAADDLRFPNGSVITPDGGTLIVGETWGNRLTAFDIAADGSLGNRRVWATFGPEPVGGSVGELVGQVVVAPDGCTADADGHVWVADGLNSRVVRVAEGGAIVDEIAAPDGMGVYACALGGDDGRDLLMCCAPDFYEHTRAPVREAVLVTTRVDVPHAGLP; encoded by the coding sequence ATGGCTGATCGTGAGTTCCGGACTGTGCTCGAGGGCGGCTCCTACTTCGAGGGGCCGCGGTGGCACGACGGCGCCTGGTGGGCGTCGGACTTCTACCGGCACACCGTGAGCCGCGTGGAGCCGGGCGGTGGCGAGGCCGTCGTCCTCGAGGTGGAGAACCAGCCGTCCGGGCTCGGCTGGCTGCCCGACGGGTCGCTGCTCGTCGTCTCGATGAAGGACCGCCGGCTGCTCCGCCTCGCCGACGGTCGCGTCGAGACGCACGCCGACCTGTCCGACGTCTGCGGCGGCCACCTCAACGACATGGTGGTCGACGCGGCGGGCCGGGCGTTCGTCGGCGACTTCGGCTTCGACCTCATGGGCGGCGGCGCGCCCGCGCCGGCGTCGGTGAAGCGGGTGGATCCCGACGGCACCGTCACCGTCGCCGCCGACGACCTGCGCTTCCCGAACGGCTCGGTGATCACGCCGGACGGCGGCACGCTGATCGTCGGCGAGACGTGGGGCAACCGCCTCACCGCCTTCGACATCGCCGCCGACGGGTCGCTGGGCAACCGACGGGTGTGGGCAACCTTCGGGCCGGAGCCGGTGGGCGGCTCGGTCGGGGAGCTCGTCGGGCAGGTGGTGGTCGCACCCGACGGCTGCACGGCGGACGCCGACGGACACGTCTGGGTCGCCGACGGGCTGAACTCGCGGGTGGTCCGGGTGGCCGAGGGGGGTGCGATCGTCGACGAGATCGCCGCGCCGGACGGGATGGGCGTCTACGCCTGCGCCCTGGGTGGGGACGACGGCCGCGACCTGCTGATGTGCTGCGCGCCGGACTTCTACGAGCACACCCGCGCGCCGGTCCGCGAGGCGGTGCTCGTGACGACGCGGGTCGACGTCCCCCACGCCGGTCTCCCCTGA
- a CDS encoding HNH endonuclease signature motif containing protein: MSELRSALDALAVEDVHALSAREQLDGIRQLLELRNRIDAQLTRRVRAAELQQAPEDDGMKSMRSWLRGHGRLGGAAAGQLVRNGRALDHLPALASAFAEGAVTAEQVAVVAPVATESRRTAALAQGIDLAEIDRTLAEVAAERRIEQLTRVVHHYLSRLDPDGPEPDPTDERSLTLSTFSDGTVVVRGQLDAVGGEKLKTALEAVVQADRPRGDMRSRAQQLADAMVQLADNQLASGDLPVLRTAKPNVVVTIPADDLFDPATGPSAATTAFGSLLSAAKARMLACDGSITPITIDEHGMPLNLGRTKRVVPPHLRKAVELRDETCVFAGCGAPKYWCDVHHLVHWIFGGETSLENSALLCERHHTKVHHGFRVQRDPGGRWRTFRPDGSEIVIAPRLPV, from the coding sequence ATGAGCGAGCTGCGATCGGCTCTCGACGCCCTGGCCGTCGAAGACGTGCACGCCCTCAGCGCCCGGGAGCAGCTCGACGGGATCAGGCAACTGCTCGAGCTGAGGAACCGGATCGACGCCCAGCTGACCCGCCGGGTGCGGGCGGCGGAGCTGCAGCAGGCGCCCGAGGACGACGGCATGAAGTCCATGCGGTCGTGGCTGCGCGGCCACGGCCGGCTCGGTGGTGCCGCGGCGGGGCAGCTGGTCCGCAACGGCCGTGCGCTCGACCACCTGCCCGCGCTCGCGTCCGCCTTCGCAGAGGGCGCCGTCACGGCGGAGCAGGTCGCGGTGGTCGCACCCGTCGCCACGGAGAGCCGGCGGACCGCCGCCCTCGCGCAGGGCATCGACCTCGCCGAGATCGACCGCACCCTCGCCGAAGTCGCCGCCGAGCGCCGGATCGAGCAGCTGACGCGGGTGGTCCACCACTACCTGTCCCGGCTCGACCCCGACGGCCCCGAGCCCGACCCCACCGACGAGCGCTCGCTGACGCTGTCGACGTTCTCCGACGGCACGGTGGTGGTGCGGGGCCAGCTCGACGCCGTCGGCGGGGAGAAGCTGAAGACGGCCCTCGAAGCGGTCGTGCAGGCCGACCGGCCTCGGGGCGACATGCGCTCCCGCGCCCAGCAGCTCGCCGACGCGATGGTCCAGCTGGCCGACAACCAGCTCGCCTCCGGCGACCTGCCCGTGCTCCGCACCGCCAAGCCCAACGTGGTGGTGACGATCCCGGCCGACGACCTGTTCGACCCGGCCACCGGGCCCTCCGCGGCCACGACTGCCTTCGGCAGCCTCCTGTCGGCGGCGAAGGCGCGGATGCTGGCCTGCGACGGCAGCATCACCCCGATCACGATCGACGAGCACGGCATGCCGCTGAACCTGGGCCGCACGAAGCGGGTCGTGCCGCCGCACCTGCGCAAGGCGGTCGAGCTTCGCGACGAGACCTGCGTCTTCGCCGGCTGCGGCGCCCCGAAGTACTGGTGCGACGTCCATCATCTGGTGCACTGGATCTTCGGCGGGGAGACCTCGCTCGAGAACTCGGCGCTGCTGTGCGAACGGCACCACACCAAGGTCCACCACGGCTTCCGCGTCCAGCGAGATCCCGGGGGGCGTTGGCGGACGTTCCGGCCCGACGGCAGCGAGATCGTCATCGCGCCGAGGCTGCCGGTCTGA
- a CDS encoding transglycosylase domain-containing protein, translating into MASYEPDAQKTRRLRRRPADTLPQRYDEPARRPRFDRPPPAGNDWYGAPPDSVFPPQVDERPRQPWPPGPAFPPPQQPYPPVQPERVRRRDRRGRFDRTGRRPRRRLFRRIVRVLAALGVVQALLVLSLRWIDPPTTAFMAANPDGAIQQSVPVEHVSRNFLAAVIAHEDSQLPYRSGAFEWTDLWSRAYAHLTGEEDPMGSTIPQQVAKNMFLNQELSAWRKALEAGIAMEMALLIDDRRMLELYVNYAQFGPTIYGVCAAGWYYFDSPPSELSAAEAVQLVGLLPSPGTSSARPAAAWTSRWTTASAGCPARTSSTRRTGCRVTWNGSASSRSRTPASRDSPPTRSPRTTTARRARTRSRS; encoded by the coding sequence ATGGCCTCCTACGAGCCGGACGCCCAGAAGACCCGGCGACTCCGCCGCCGGCCGGCCGACACGCTGCCGCAGCGGTACGACGAGCCGGCCCGCCGTCCCCGGTTCGACCGACCGCCGCCGGCGGGCAACGACTGGTACGGCGCTCCCCCGGACTCGGTGTTCCCGCCGCAGGTGGACGAACGCCCTCGCCAGCCGTGGCCGCCGGGGCCGGCCTTCCCGCCACCGCAGCAGCCCTATCCGCCTGTCCAGCCGGAGCGGGTGCGGCGTCGCGACCGTCGTGGCCGGTTCGACCGCACCGGACGGCGGCCTCGCCGTCGCCTGTTCCGCCGCATCGTCCGCGTGCTGGCCGCGCTGGGCGTCGTCCAGGCGCTGCTCGTGCTGTCGTTGCGCTGGATCGACCCGCCGACCACGGCGTTCATGGCCGCCAACCCCGACGGCGCGATCCAGCAGTCGGTGCCGGTCGAGCACGTCTCCCGGAACTTCCTGGCCGCGGTGATCGCGCACGAGGACTCACAGCTCCCCTACCGCTCCGGCGCCTTCGAGTGGACCGACCTGTGGAGCCGCGCGTACGCCCACCTGACCGGCGAGGAGGACCCGATGGGGTCCACGATCCCGCAGCAGGTGGCCAAGAACATGTTCCTCAACCAGGAGCTCAGCGCCTGGCGCAAGGCGCTCGAGGCGGGGATCGCCATGGAGATGGCGCTGTTGATCGACGACCGCCGGATGCTCGAGCTCTACGTGAACTACGCGCAGTTCGGCCCGACGATCTACGGCGTCTGCGCGGCGGGGTGGTACTACTTCGACTCCCCGCCTTCTGAGCTCTCGGCCGCGGAGGCGGTGCAGCTGGTCGGGCTGCTCCCCTCCCCGGGCACGTCCAGCGCGCGCCCGGCGGCGGCATGGACTTCGAGGTGGACGACGGCCTCGGCTGGCTGTCCCGCTCGCACGTCATCAACGCGCAGAACCGGGTGCCGCGTCACCTGGAACGGCTCGGCTTCCAGCCGGTCGAGGACGCCGGCGTCGAGGGACTCGCCTCCGACCAGGAGCCCTCGGACGACGACTGCACGACGCGCCCGGACGAGATCGCGGAGCTGA
- a CDS encoding CocE/NonD family hydrolase — protein sequence MPSDDAASGRRLPRPAKLAAAAIGRRWKLPPATSDVRVLREVAVPMRDGVVLRADVYLPETAPRHPTVLLRSPYRRGGAFPALFALPYARRGYAVVLQSVRGTFGSEGEFTPVVNEEQDGQDTVGWLREQPWFDGRLATLGPSYLGYTQWALALDPPDELQAMVLHIGPHDLAAAGLVDGAFQLLNVATWTELIAHQDLLGPIRGATRLLTAERRLAPHLRELPLQGLPERLGGNPAPWFDEWLDHPDLSDPYWDRYRATPAVHSSTVPTLLVSGWQDWFVEQTLDQYAALRDRGVDVGLTMGPWAHLSIDPKVTTAESLAWLAAHLPVDGATPPTTRRDRVRVYVTGAAEWRGMPDWPPAGRTERTWFLHPGGRLADDAPPEDGGETAFRYDPMHPTPSVGGRVLTFRAGRRDNRRLEARDDVRTFTTAPLETAVELLGGATVRICLTSDNPYADVFLRLCDVDARGRSVNVTDRLVRLDPAAGEPPRPGERHVVATLPDTAHRFAAGHRIRLQISGGAHPRYARNLGTGERPARRRTASRSPTGSRTPRGRRRRSRCRWRPAATEPGRPQTTRRTEW from the coding sequence GTGCCCTCAGACGACGCCGCGTCCGGACGGCGCCTGCCCCGCCCGGCGAAGCTCGCCGCGGCCGCCATCGGACGACGCTGGAAGCTCCCGCCGGCTACCTCGGACGTGCGGGTGCTGCGCGAGGTCGCCGTCCCGATGCGCGACGGCGTCGTCCTCCGTGCCGACGTGTACCTGCCCGAGACCGCGCCGCGGCACCCGACCGTGCTGCTGCGTTCCCCCTACCGCCGGGGCGGGGCGTTCCCCGCCCTCTTCGCCCTGCCCTACGCCCGCCGCGGGTACGCCGTCGTGCTGCAGAGCGTGCGCGGCACCTTCGGCTCCGAGGGCGAGTTCACCCCGGTGGTCAACGAGGAGCAGGACGGGCAGGACACCGTCGGCTGGCTGCGCGAGCAGCCCTGGTTCGACGGCCGGCTCGCCACGCTCGGCCCCAGCTACCTCGGGTACACCCAGTGGGCGCTCGCGCTCGACCCGCCGGACGAGCTGCAGGCGATGGTGCTGCACATCGGTCCGCACGACCTCGCCGCGGCCGGTCTGGTCGACGGCGCCTTCCAGCTGCTCAACGTCGCCACCTGGACCGAGCTGATCGCCCATCAGGACCTGCTCGGCCCGATCCGCGGCGCCACCCGGCTGCTCACCGCGGAGCGACGACTGGCACCTCACCTGCGCGAACTGCCCCTGCAGGGGCTGCCCGAGCGGCTCGGCGGCAACCCCGCCCCCTGGTTCGACGAGTGGCTCGACCACCCCGACCTGTCCGATCCCTACTGGGACCGGTACCGCGCCACGCCCGCCGTCCACTCGAGCACCGTGCCGACGCTGCTCGTCAGCGGCTGGCAGGACTGGTTCGTCGAGCAGACGCTCGACCAGTACGCGGCGCTGCGCGACCGCGGCGTCGACGTCGGGCTCACCATGGGCCCCTGGGCGCACCTGAGCATCGACCCGAAGGTCACGACCGCCGAGAGCCTCGCCTGGCTCGCGGCCCACCTGCCCGTGGACGGCGCGACGCCCCCGACAACTCGGCGCGACCGCGTGCGCGTCTACGTCACCGGCGCCGCCGAGTGGCGGGGGATGCCCGACTGGCCGCCCGCCGGGCGGACCGAGCGCACCTGGTTCCTGCACCCGGGCGGGCGGCTGGCCGACGACGCACCACCGGAGGACGGCGGCGAGACGGCCTTCCGCTACGACCCGATGCACCCCACGCCGTCGGTCGGCGGCCGGGTGCTCACCTTCCGCGCCGGCCGCCGCGACAACCGCCGGCTGGAAGCCCGCGACGACGTCCGCACCTTCACCACCGCGCCGCTGGAGACCGCCGTCGAACTGCTCGGCGGCGCCACCGTCCGGATCTGCCTCACCTCCGACAACCCGTACGCCGACGTCTTCCTGCGGCTGTGCGACGTCGACGCGCGCGGCCGCTCGGTCAACGTCACCGACCGGCTGGTCCGGCTCGACCCGGCCGCCGGCGAGCCCCCGAGGCCGGGGGAGCGGCACGTCGTGGCTACCCTCCCCGACACCGCGCACCGATTCGCGGCCGGGCACCGGATCCGGCTGCAGATCTCCGGCGGAGCCCACCCGCGCTACGCGCGCAACCTCGGCACCGGCGAGCGGCCGGCCAGGCGACGCACGGCGAGCCGGTCACCCACCGGGTCGCGCACTCCGCGGGGTCGGCGTCGTCGGTCACGCTGCCGTTGGCGACCGGCGGCGACTGAGCCGGGGCGGCCTCAGACGACGCGACGCACGGAGTGGTAG
- a CDS encoding plasmid pRiA4b ORF-3 family protein, which produces MRHELVDLLDGLRGSRSAELRRVVSGAGLDGEPPPPEPDVVEPYRWFLARLGDGVKLTAAGYLPPALVGETMRTLGWDADWIGAATREDITRPVAELRDTARRLGLVRVHRGTLGPTTLGRRLAEDPTALWRHIAARLPLARAHPDRVAGLLWLLAVAAGRPHPERTVAEGLAVLGWLSSRTGQPLDETEAFYAVRDSTWTVFDRLGVLGTRRDRNQPPTPPAAALARASLLHEEPPAPGKVVPAVELTVTLRDVDPPVWRRLVVPEKATLRDLDGLLQAVMGWRGTHLSLFELDGRPYGDLEDDDELGDPRSVRVGSLADGTQFRWDYDFGDGWEHDVRVERHRTAEAPTCLAGANACPPEDSGGPHGYQRLRQVLADRLHPEHADALAWLGRPLEPERFDPAEATRRLRA; this is translated from the coding sequence ATGCGGCATGAACTCGTCGACCTGCTCGACGGCCTGCGCGGCTCGCGCAGTGCCGAGCTCCGCCGGGTCGTCTCCGGGGCCGGCCTCGACGGCGAGCCGCCGCCGCCGGAGCCCGACGTCGTCGAGCCGTACCGGTGGTTCCTGGCGCGGCTCGGCGACGGCGTCAAGCTCACCGCCGCCGGCTACCTGCCGCCCGCGCTGGTCGGCGAGACCATGCGGACCCTGGGCTGGGACGCCGACTGGATCGGTGCCGCCACCCGCGAGGACATCACCCGTCCCGTGGCGGAGCTGCGCGACACCGCCCGCCGGCTCGGCCTGGTGCGGGTGCACCGCGGGACGCTGGGCCCGACCACCCTCGGTCGGCGGCTCGCCGAGGACCCGACCGCCCTCTGGCGGCACATCGCCGCCCGGCTGCCGCTGGCCCGTGCCCATCCCGACCGCGTCGCCGGCCTGCTCTGGCTGCTCGCGGTCGCCGCGGGTCGCCCTCACCCGGAGAGAACTGTCGCCGAGGGCCTCGCCGTCCTGGGCTGGCTGTCGAGCCGGACGGGGCAGCCGCTCGACGAGACCGAGGCCTTCTACGCCGTCCGCGATTCCACGTGGACGGTCTTCGACCGGCTCGGCGTGCTCGGCACCCGGCGGGACCGGAACCAGCCCCCGACGCCGCCGGCCGCCGCGCTGGCCCGCGCCAGCCTCCTGCACGAGGAGCCGCCCGCTCCGGGGAAGGTGGTGCCGGCGGTCGAGCTCACCGTCACCCTCCGGGACGTCGACCCGCCCGTGTGGCGCCGCCTCGTCGTCCCCGAGAAGGCCACGCTGCGCGACCTGGACGGGCTGCTGCAGGCAGTCATGGGCTGGCGGGGCACCCACCTGTCGCTGTTCGAGCTGGACGGCCGGCCGTACGGCGACCTCGAGGACGACGACGAGCTCGGCGATCCGCGGAGCGTCCGCGTGGGCTCGCTCGCCGACGGGACGCAGTTCCGCTGGGACTACGACTTCGGCGACGGCTGGGAGCACGACGTCCGGGTGGAGCGGCATCGGACCGCCGAGGCACCGACGTGCCTGGCCGGCGCGAACGCGTGCCCGCCCGAGGACAGCGGCGGACCGCACGGCTACCAGCGGCTCCGCCAGGTGCTGGCCGATCGGCTGCACCCCGAGCATGCCGACGCCCTGGCCTGGCTGGGGCGCCCGCTCGAGCCCGAACGGTTCGATCCGGCAGAGGCCACCCGCCGCCTGCGCGCCTAG
- a CDS encoding hemerythrin domain-containing protein translates to MKADEVLIAHHDVLRGLLRDLAGTTDAQTDLRERLRDDFLREIEIHAQIEDELFYPAVVDVSPLLSVAHAEHRQIDDQVATVMRTPVDHPDFLAEVRMLESTVRHHTMEEEQRMFPQSRALGDARLEELGDRLRERQRELAASGGMRLIIRLKRAILRLTRA, encoded by the coding sequence ATGAAAGCCGACGAGGTGCTGATCGCCCACCACGACGTGCTCCGCGGGCTGCTCCGCGACCTCGCCGGGACCACCGATGCGCAGACCGACCTCCGGGAGCGGCTCCGCGACGACTTCCTCCGCGAGATCGAGATCCACGCCCAGATCGAGGACGAGCTGTTCTACCCCGCCGTCGTCGACGTCTCGCCGCTGCTGTCCGTCGCCCACGCCGAGCACCGGCAGATCGACGACCAGGTCGCCACCGTGATGCGCACGCCCGTCGACCATCCGGACTTCCTCGCCGAGGTGCGGATGCTCGAGTCGACGGTGCGCCACCACACCATGGAGGAGGAGCAGCGCATGTTCCCCCAGTCGCGCGCGCTCGGCGACGCCCGCCTCGAGGAGCTCGGCGATCGGCTGCGCGAACGGCAGCGGGAGCTGGCCGCCTCCGGGGGCATGCGCTTGATCATCCGGCTCAAGCGCGCGATCCTGCGCCTGACCAGGGCCTGA
- a CDS encoding WhiB family transcriptional regulator, whose product MTYFERPALTLLTDTSYLAAEPEPAPPWAEDPVAEETWRLSALCAETDPEAFFPEKGGSTREAKRVCVGCDVRAQCLEFALTNDERFGIWGGLSERERRRLRLQRRDVLSA is encoded by the coding sequence GTGACCTACTTCGAACGCCCCGCCCTGACCCTGCTCACCGACACCTCGTACCTGGCCGCCGAGCCCGAACCGGCCCCGCCGTGGGCTGAGGACCCTGTCGCCGAGGAGACCTGGCGGCTGAGCGCGCTGTGCGCCGAGACCGACCCCGAGGCCTTCTTCCCGGAGAAAGGCGGCTCCACCCGCGAGGCCAAGCGCGTGTGCGTCGGCTGCGACGTGCGCGCCCAGTGCCTCGAGTTCGCGCTGACCAACGACGAGCGGTTCGGCATCTGGGGCGGTCTCTCCGAGCGGGAGCGCCGCCGGCTGCGGCTGCAGCGGCGGGACGTCCTCAGCGCCTGA
- a CDS encoding Rieske 2Fe-2S domain-containing protein has protein sequence MSVRSLLERASGAVGRWQVLDAPSYQVEHAISLTYLLAGRHARRLQDLAHGVWLGHPVHPFLVTVPIGSWTAAALLDGLDATGRGGPGTGAAARTVVKLGVAGAVASAATGATDWQHAHDEARRVGLVHGALNTTALALYTWSLADRKRGRTSRARATAAAGYAVVLTSGYLGGVLSYRHRLGTDHAVQANEPRRFVPVADVSELVDGEPLAVEADGVPVVLVATDGRVRAVGGSCPHQSGPLGEGWLHQGELVCPWHGSRFSLDTGEPAQGPATAPLPCYETRIREGRIEVRRRAHWRTPTAVTTLEEASR, from the coding sequence GTGAGCGTGCGGAGCCTGTTGGAGCGGGCGAGCGGAGCGGTCGGCCGGTGGCAGGTCCTGGACGCGCCCAGCTATCAGGTCGAGCACGCCATCTCGCTGACCTACCTGCTCGCCGGCCGCCACGCCCGCCGCCTCCAGGACCTCGCGCACGGTGTGTGGCTCGGCCATCCCGTGCACCCCTTCCTGGTCACCGTCCCGATCGGCTCGTGGACCGCCGCCGCGCTGCTCGACGGCCTCGACGCCACCGGCCGCGGCGGGCCCGGCACCGGTGCGGCCGCGCGCACGGTGGTCAAGCTCGGCGTCGCCGGCGCGGTCGCCTCCGCGGCGACCGGTGCCACCGACTGGCAGCACGCCCACGACGAGGCGCGCCGCGTCGGCCTGGTCCACGGCGCCCTGAACACCACCGCCCTCGCGCTCTACACCTGGTCACTCGCCGACCGGAAGCGCGGTCGCACGAGCAGAGCGCGCGCCACCGCGGCCGCCGGCTACGCCGTCGTGCTGACCAGCGGCTACCTCGGCGGCGTCCTGTCCTACCGCCACCGGCTCGGCACCGACCACGCCGTGCAGGCGAACGAGCCCCGCCGGTTCGTGCCGGTCGCCGACGTCAGCGAGCTGGTGGACGGCGAGCCGCTCGCCGTGGAGGCCGACGGCGTGCCGGTCGTGCTGGTCGCGACCGACGGCAGGGTCCGCGCCGTCGGGGGCAGCTGCCCGCACCAGAGCGGGCCGCTGGGGGAGGGCTGGCTGCACCAGGGCGAGCTCGTCTGCCCGTGGCACGGCTCCCGCTTCTCCCTCGACACCGGGGAGCCCGCCCAGGGGCCCGCCACCGCGCCGTTGCCCTGCTATGAGACCCGCATCCGCGAGGGCCGGATCGAGGTGCGGCGACGGGCGCACTGGCGCACACCCACCGCCGTCACGACCCTGGAGGAGGCGTCGCGATGA
- a CDS encoding ADP-ribosylglycohydrolase family protein, which yields MHRSHRVAGALVGSAVGDALGAPFEFGPAGEFSARFPVPARGARTEMCGGGSLGWEPGEFTDDTQMALLVAESLLENDGLDEADLFGRFVRWAEAEPPDIGNQTRAVLRSGLPWDVAATKHFGTTGRAAGNGSLMRATPAAVWFSRFGTTATADAARRMSALTHGDPAAGEGCAIFAELLRVALNGGDPLTAVPSAVALVAEEHRERWAAVLAPSWAPADATESNGAVWPTLGQAVWALRHGRDFAEVLRLVIDLGGDTDTVACVAGGLAGAVFGMGGIPSRWASVVHGRVPGHGDRVWRVADLQQLAAALDGGVQQNYDPGVIPRIGPTKVLPGIWAANLDGARYSETDFAVISLCRLGEPFPHELQRMAYIADNEHNSDLDVVLADVLDDMAALRAEGHRLLVHCHGGASRTGLVLRGWLVREKRMSVDEATAYVADRWPHLGLWNVSFTAALERLAARVR from the coding sequence ATGCACCGCTCCCACCGGGTGGCCGGCGCGCTGGTCGGCTCGGCCGTCGGCGACGCGCTCGGTGCGCCGTTCGAGTTCGGACCCGCTGGCGAGTTCTCCGCCCGCTTCCCCGTGCCGGCGCGTGGCGCTCGGACCGAGATGTGCGGTGGCGGGTCGCTGGGCTGGGAGCCGGGCGAGTTCACCGACGACACCCAGATGGCGCTGTTGGTGGCGGAGTCGCTGCTGGAGAACGACGGCCTGGACGAGGCGGATCTGTTCGGCCGGTTCGTGCGGTGGGCCGAAGCGGAGCCGCCGGACATCGGCAACCAGACCCGGGCGGTGCTGCGGTCTGGTCTTCCCTGGGACGTCGCCGCGACGAAACACTTCGGGACGACGGGTCGTGCCGCGGGCAACGGCTCGCTGATGCGGGCGACGCCGGCGGCGGTCTGGTTCTCCCGGTTCGGGACGACGGCGACCGCCGACGCCGCCCGGCGGATGTCGGCGCTGACGCACGGCGACCCGGCGGCCGGTGAGGGGTGCGCGATCTTCGCCGAGCTGCTGCGGGTGGCGCTGAACGGCGGTGATCCGCTGACGGCGGTTCCGTCGGCGGTGGCGCTGGTGGCCGAGGAGCACCGGGAGCGGTGGGCGGCGGTGCTGGCGCCGTCGTGGGCGCCGGCGGACGCGACGGAGTCGAACGGTGCGGTGTGGCCGACGCTCGGCCAGGCGGTGTGGGCGCTGCGGCACGGGCGGGACTTCGCTGAGGTGCTGCGGCTGGTGATCGACCTCGGCGGTGACACGGACACCGTGGCGTGCGTGGCCGGCGGGCTGGCCGGCGCGGTGTTCGGGATGGGCGGCATCCCGAGCCGGTGGGCGTCGGTGGTGCACGGCCGGGTGCCCGGCCACGGTGATCGGGTGTGGCGGGTCGCGGACCTGCAGCAGCTCGCGGCCGCGCTCGACGGCGGTGTTCAGCAGAACTACGACCCCGGGGTGATCCCGCGGATCGGCCCGACGAAGGTGCTGCCGGGGATCTGGGCGGCGAACCTCGACGGCGCGCGGTACAGCGAGACCGACTTCGCAGTCATCTCGCTGTGCCGGCTGGGCGAGCCGTTCCCGCACGAGCTGCAGCGGATGGCCTACATCGCCGACAACGAACACAACAGCGACCTGGACGTCGTGCTGGCCGACGTCCTCGACGACATGGCGGCCCTGCGGGCCGAGGGGCACCGCCTGTTGGTGCACTGCCACGGCGGGGCGTCACGCACCGGGCTGGTGCTGCGCGGCTGGCTGGTGCGCGAGAAGAGGATGTCGGTCGACGAGGCGACGGCTTACGTCGCCGACCGCTGGCCGCACCTGGGGCTGTGGAACGTGAGCTTCACCGCCGCGCTGGAACGGCTCGCCGCCCGAGTGCGGTGA
- a CDS encoding C40 family peptidase, translating to MTTTRTSTRRSFRGAALALFTGAGLALTPLTASADTGTAPAASAPVSLAAAPVAAPNSAAQVAVDTALAQQGKPYAWGGTGSGGYDCSGLTFSAYQAAGVALPRTSRAQSTAGVPVAKADLQPGDLVFFYDPVGHVGMYIGDGLMVHSSTYGTPVAVVPVDSMEGYHSVRRVV from the coding sequence ATGACGACCACTCGCACGTCCACGCGCCGTTCCTTCCGCGGGGCGGCTCTCGCCCTCTTCACCGGGGCGGGTCTGGCGCTCACCCCGCTCACGGCCTCCGCCGACACCGGCACCGCACCGGCCGCGTCGGCACCGGTGTCGCTCGCCGCCGCTCCGGTGGCCGCGCCGAACTCCGCCGCGCAGGTCGCCGTCGACACGGCCCTGGCCCAGCAGGGCAAGCCGTACGCCTGGGGCGGGACGGGGTCGGGCGGCTACGACTGCTCCGGGCTCACCTTCTCGGCCTACCAGGCGGCCGGGGTGGCGCTCCCGCGCACGTCCAGGGCGCAGTCGACGGCGGGCGTGCCCGTCGCGAAGGCGGACCTGCAGCCCGGTGACCTGGTCTTCTTCTACGACCCGGTCGGCCACGTCGGGATGTACATCGGCGACGGCCTGATGGTGCACTCGTCCACCTACGGCACGCCGGTGGCGGTCGTGCCGGTCGACTCGATGGAGGGCTACCACTCCGTGCGTCGCGTCGTCTGA